The Kitasatospora sp. NBC_01287 genome contains a region encoding:
- a CDS encoding ATP-binding protein, which produces MSVSDLEAVALAVLPDLPAHGQIRRLALSGTAGTVGRARDHTRRALHDWGWLPTQDPDQRARADDVLLLVSELVTNACRHTDGPEHLTLRATPTRLRIEVTDTDPTHPAPRRPHLATSLGGHGLHTVALLASRWGSAPHPDRPGKTVWAEIDLPTP; this is translated from the coding sequence ATGAGTGTGAGTGACCTGGAGGCCGTCGCCCTCGCGGTGCTGCCCGATCTGCCGGCGCACGGGCAGATCCGCCGGCTCGCCCTGAGCGGCACCGCAGGGACGGTCGGACGCGCCCGCGACCACACCCGCCGCGCCCTGCACGACTGGGGTTGGCTGCCGACCCAGGACCCGGACCAGCGGGCCCGCGCCGACGACGTCCTGCTCCTCGTCTCCGAACTCGTCACCAACGCCTGCCGCCACACCGACGGGCCCGAGCACCTCACCCTGCGTGCCACCCCCACCCGGCTGCGCATCGAGGTCACCGACACCGACCCCACCCACCCCGCGCCCCGCCGCCCCCACCTCGCCACCAGTCTCGGCGGCCACGGCCTGCACACCGTCGCCCTCCTCGCCAGCCGCTGGGGCAGCGCCCCCCACCCCGACCGACCCGGCAAGACCGTCTGGGCCGAGATCGACCTCCCCACCCCCTGA
- a CDS encoding SigB/SigF/SigG family RNA polymerase sigma factor → MPATATVAQSDVRVDHEVQGPAAAQGAIEGARDLRDAASRIGIAVEDDLARVCPTDARALSKVLFARLRAAEEGTDEYSYVRATLIELNMALVKFAASRFRHRSEPQEDIVQVGVVGLIKAIDRFDPAYEVEFSTFAIPTISGEIKRFFRDTGWMVHVPRRLQELRLELAKASDALEQALDRVPTTAELAEHLELTEAEVAEGLTAAQAQSTRSLDAPPVQDDPRGGSPQPMADRLTTEESRYELILGLHALKPLIAALPERDRTILSLRFGADLTQAQIGKQLGISQMHVSRLLNRTLGSLRTALLAEE, encoded by the coding sequence ATGCCGGCCACAGCGACTGTCGCCCAGTCCGACGTCCGCGTCGATCACGAGGTCCAGGGCCCGGCCGCCGCGCAGGGGGCGATCGAGGGTGCCCGCGACCTGCGGGACGCCGCCTCACGGATCGGGATCGCGGTCGAGGACGATCTGGCGCGGGTCTGCCCGACCGACGCCCGCGCGCTGTCGAAGGTGCTCTTCGCCCGCCTGCGCGCGGCCGAGGAGGGCACCGACGAGTACTCCTACGTCCGGGCCACGCTGATCGAGCTGAACATGGCGCTGGTGAAGTTCGCCGCCTCGCGCTTCCGGCACCGCAGCGAGCCGCAGGAGGACATCGTCCAGGTCGGCGTGGTCGGGCTGATCAAGGCCATCGACCGGTTCGATCCCGCTTACGAGGTGGAGTTCTCCACCTTCGCCATCCCCACCATCAGCGGCGAGATCAAGCGCTTCTTCCGCGACACCGGCTGGATGGTCCACGTGCCGCGCCGCCTGCAGGAGCTGCGCCTCGAACTGGCCAAGGCCTCCGACGCGCTGGAGCAGGCGCTGGACCGGGTCCCCACCACCGCCGAGCTGGCCGAGCACCTGGAGCTGACCGAGGCCGAGGTGGCCGAGGGCCTGACCGCCGCCCAGGCGCAGAGCACCCGTTCGCTGGACGCTCCGCCCGTCCAGGACGACCCGCGCGGCGGCAGCCCGCAGCCGATGGCCGACCGGCTCACCACCGAGGAGTCCCGCTACGAGCTGATCCTGGGCCTGCACGCGCTGAAGCCGCTGATCGCCGCGCTGCCCGAGCGCGACCGGACGATCCTCTCGCTGCGCTTCGGTGCCGACCTCACCCAGGCGCAGATCGGCAAGCAGCTGGGCATCTCCCAGATGCACGTCTCCCGGCTGCTCAACCGCACGCTCGGCTCGCTGCGCACCGCGCTGCTCGCCGAGGAGTGA
- a CDS encoding mechanosensitive ion channel family protein, translated as MSLWSLLRPLALAGGVALATAALDRAVLLLARHLPGRRPGQQLRRLLRGCRVPTLATLASMLLLAAEPGAGLPGAARGPIRHALLLAAMAAGAWLLARLLALLIDTSLARYATDRRDPARIRRVRTQTGMLRRLSAAAIAVVALASALMTFPAVRSVGASLLASAGLVTLVVGVAAQSTLANLFAGIQLAFGDMVRLGDNVVVAGDWGVVEEVTLTSVVIATWDQRRIVMPVSYFVGKPFENWSRSDPAITGTALLHLDHRAPLDELRAEFDRLLKECQWWDGVGSALQLVDTTPSTIVVRALMTARNAADAFELRCWIRERLIAYLREHAPEALPRIDLTYRGSAVGD; from the coding sequence ATGTCTCTCTGGAGCCTGCTCAGGCCGCTCGCGCTGGCCGGCGGGGTCGCCCTGGCGACCGCCGCGCTCGACCGCGCCGTGCTGCTGCTGGCCCGCCACCTGCCCGGCCGGCGGCCCGGCCAGCAACTGCGCCGGCTGCTGCGCGGCTGCCGGGTGCCCACCCTGGCCACCCTGGCCAGCATGCTGCTGCTGGCCGCCGAGCCGGGCGCGGGCCTGCCGGGCGCCGCCCGCGGTCCGATCCGCCACGCGCTGCTGCTCGCCGCCATGGCCGCCGGTGCCTGGCTGCTCGCCCGGCTGCTGGCGCTGCTGATCGACACCTCGCTGGCCCGGTACGCGACCGACCGCCGCGACCCGGCCCGGATACGCCGGGTGCGCACCCAGACCGGCATGCTGCGCCGGCTGAGCGCGGCCGCCATCGCCGTGGTGGCGCTGGCGAGCGCGCTGATGACCTTCCCGGCGGTCCGCTCGGTGGGCGCCAGCCTGCTCGCCTCGGCGGGCCTGGTGACCCTGGTGGTCGGGGTCGCCGCGCAGAGCACCCTGGCCAACCTGTTCGCCGGCATCCAGCTGGCCTTCGGCGACATGGTCCGCCTGGGCGACAACGTGGTGGTCGCGGGGGACTGGGGTGTGGTCGAGGAGGTCACCCTGACCTCTGTGGTGATCGCGACCTGGGACCAGCGGCGGATCGTCATGCCGGTCTCCTACTTCGTCGGCAAGCCGTTCGAGAACTGGTCCCGGAGCGACCCCGCGATCACCGGCACCGCCCTGCTCCACCTGGACCACCGGGCACCGCTGGACGAGCTGCGCGCCGAGTTCGACCGGCTGCTGAAGGAGTGCCAGTGGTGGGACGGGGTCGGCAGCGCCCTGCAACTGGTCGACACCACCCCCAGCACCATCGTGGTGCGCGCGCTGATGACCGCCCGCAACGCCGCGGACGCCTTCGAGCTGCGCTGCTGGATCCGCGAGCGGCTGATCGCCTACCTGCGCGAGCACGCGCCCGAGGCGCTGCCCCGGATCGACCTCACCTATCGGGGGTCGGCGGTGGGCGACTGA
- a CDS encoding SsgA family sporulation/cell division regulator, translating to MPETVEYLTSGRLAGPLPRTLRLALRYRADDPYAVNLCFPGPALLGEGLVVEDGGPAADGLHWTVGRELLEEGTRRAAGLGDLRIRPGADDTVRLEFHAADGYAAFHLDHADLRGFLDASYRLVPPGTEDERCAWPATAEEFANRLF from the coding sequence ATGCCAGAGACAGTCGAGTACCTCACCTCCGGACGACTCGCCGGCCCGCTGCCGCGCACCCTGCGGCTCGCGCTGCGCTACCGCGCCGACGACCCCTACGCCGTGAACCTCTGCTTCCCCGGCCCCGCCCTGCTGGGCGAGGGCCTGGTCGTCGAGGACGGCGGCCCGGCGGCGGACGGGCTGCACTGGACGGTCGGCCGGGAGCTGCTGGAGGAGGGCACCCGGCGGGCGGCCGGCCTGGGCGACCTGCGGATCCGGCCCGGCGCGGACGACACGGTCCGCCTGGAGTTCCACGCGGCGGACGGCTACGCCGCCTTCCACCTGGACCACGCCGACCTGCGCGGCTTCCTGGACGCGAGCTACCGCCTGGTGCCGCCGGGCACCGAGGACGAGCGGTGCGCCTGGCCGGCGACGGCCGAGGAGTTCGCCAACCGCCTCTTCTGA
- a CDS encoding YhjD/YihY/BrkB family envelope integrity protein has product MPRARPLNGTRTAVLDRAALAAGAAVTAGRALLAALPGAGQALRAAAAELWQRGREVELLQRSMAFAALFFVTLVPLLVVIAAASPAGGDGITGWITDGLGLSSRGTEAVSALFASQHEVLSTTTGFSLAALAFFGLSLIASMQTAYERIWQLPRGPWHTAWRQAVGLAGVIGYVVIAAWSGEPFSGSAAQPTLRIAATVLGGALLFWWLQRLLLSARVPWRTLLPGALATMAALAGLRFFSRLVFAPLLVSNAVSYGTVGTVLVVQSWLIGVGFTVYGGALAGRALHARSAPPERPERPERTDVAG; this is encoded by the coding sequence ATGCCCCGGGCCCGGCCGCTGAACGGCACCCGCACCGCCGTGCTCGACCGCGCCGCGCTGGCCGCCGGGGCCGCGGTGACAGCCGGACGGGCGCTGCTCGCCGCGCTGCCCGGCGCCGGGCAGGCACTGCGGGCGGCCGCCGCCGAGCTGTGGCAACGGGGGCGCGAGGTCGAACTGCTGCAGCGGTCGATGGCCTTCGCGGCCCTCTTCTTCGTGACCCTGGTGCCGCTGCTGGTGGTGATCGCCGCCGCCTCACCGGCCGGCGGCGACGGCATCACCGGCTGGATCACCGACGGCCTGGGCCTGAGCAGCCGCGGCACCGAGGCGGTCAGCGCGCTCTTCGCCTCCCAGCACGAGGTGCTCAGCACCACCACGGGCTTCAGCCTGGCCGCACTCGCCTTCTTCGGACTGTCGCTGATCGCCTCGATGCAGACCGCCTACGAGCGGATCTGGCAGCTGCCGCGCGGCCCCTGGCACACCGCGTGGCGGCAGGCGGTGGGCCTGGCGGGGGTGATCGGCTACGTGGTGATCGCCGCCTGGAGCGGCGAGCCGTTCAGCGGCAGCGCCGCGCAGCCCACCCTGCGGATCGCGGCCACGGTGCTCGGCGGCGCGCTGCTCTTCTGGTGGCTGCAGCGCCTGCTGCTCTCCGCCCGGGTGCCGTGGCGCACCCTGCTGCCCGGGGCGCTGGCCACCATGGCGGCGCTGGCGGGCCTGCGGTTCTTCTCCCGGCTGGTCTTCGCGCCGCTGCTGGTCTCCAACGCCGTCTCCTACGGCACGGTGGGCACGGTGCTGGTGGTCCAGTCCTGGCTGATCGGGGTCGGGTTCACCGTCTACGGCGGCGCGCTGGCCGGCCGCGCGCTGCACGCCCGATCCGCCCCTCCCGAGCGGCCGGAGCGGCCCGAGCGCACCGACGTGGCGGGCTGA
- a CDS encoding TetR/AcrR family transcriptional regulator: protein MPDAPGGTINVRGSGTRTVRRDAVRNHRLVVDAARAVMSEHGSGASMELIASRAGVGVGTLYRHFPNKETLLDELVRLILDELIEAAETELRRTDGRGLERFLRVLGQSFADHRGYADKVFGRPQPEYTERLRALLTELLAQAQRHGAIRPDAVLADIQATAWALRGIVDAGDAVPADAWRRHLDLHLDGLRAPHPAR, encoded by the coding sequence ATGCCGGACGCGCCAGGAGGGACGATCAACGTGCGGGGCAGCGGGACACGGACCGTGCGGCGCGATGCCGTGCGCAACCACCGGCTGGTGGTCGACGCCGCCCGGGCGGTGATGTCCGAGCACGGATCCGGCGCCAGCATGGAGCTGATCGCCTCCCGCGCGGGCGTCGGGGTGGGCACCCTCTACCGGCACTTCCCGAACAAGGAGACCCTGCTCGACGAGCTGGTCCGGCTGATCCTGGACGAGCTGATCGAGGCGGCCGAGACGGAGCTGCGCCGCACCGACGGGCGGGGCCTGGAGCGCTTCCTGCGGGTGCTCGGGCAGTCCTTCGCCGACCACCGCGGCTACGCCGACAAGGTCTTCGGCCGCCCGCAGCCCGAGTACACCGAGCGGCTGCGGGCGCTGCTGACCGAGCTCCTGGCCCAGGCCCAGCGGCACGGCGCGATCCGCCCGGACGCCGTCCTGGCCGACATCCAGGCGACCGCCTGGGCGCTGCGCGGCATCGTGGACGCGGGTGACGCCGTCCCGGCGGACGCCTGGCGGCGCCACCTGGACCTCCACCTGGACGGGCTGCGCGCCCCGCACCCCGCGCGCTGA
- a CDS encoding MFS transporter, protein MASAAPRTHHQVTFAVLAAGVAAYALLQSLVTPVLPTIQANLHTSQSTVTWVLTAYLLSASIFTPIMGRIGDMIGKERVFVVTLIALAVGSLLAALAGNVTLMIVARAVQGIGGGVLPLAFGIVRDEYPKEKVSGAVGTIASLSAVGAGLGIVLAGPIVDALDWHWLFWLPMIMTVAAAIAAFFLIPASPVRTPGRISWLPALLLSAWLVALLVALSEAPEWGWGSGKVIGLLVAAVLLAVLWVQSERRAAAPLIDMGMMRLTAVWTNNLVALLIGVGMYAVFAFLPEFVQTPSAAGYGFGADITRSGLMLLPATITMFFVGTAAGGLARRIGAKTVVLLGCLVGTAAMAIFAYAHQHAWEIYVGTGVMGVGFGLAFAAMSSLIVSAVPPAQTGVASGMNANIRTIGGSVGAALMASVVTSHAAPSGLPREAGYTNGFAMLAAALLVAAAAALLIPVAGRSRGVADSLPADEPAHAESGLLAAGTLVGDKPE, encoded by the coding sequence ATGGCGTCCGCCGCGCCGCGCACACACCACCAAGTCACCTTCGCCGTCCTCGCCGCCGGCGTGGCCGCGTACGCCCTGCTCCAGTCGCTGGTCACCCCGGTGCTGCCGACGATCCAGGCCAACCTGCACACCTCCCAGTCCACCGTGACCTGGGTGCTCACCGCCTACCTGCTCTCCGCCTCGATCTTCACGCCGATCATGGGGCGGATCGGCGACATGATCGGCAAGGAGCGGGTCTTCGTCGTCACCCTGATAGCGCTCGCGGTCGGCTCGCTGCTCGCCGCGCTGGCCGGCAACGTGACGCTGATGATCGTGGCCCGGGCGGTCCAGGGCATCGGCGGCGGTGTGCTGCCGCTCGCCTTCGGCATCGTCCGCGACGAGTACCCGAAGGAGAAGGTCTCCGGCGCGGTCGGGACCATCGCCTCGCTCAGCGCGGTCGGCGCGGGCCTGGGCATCGTGCTGGCCGGGCCGATCGTGGACGCGCTGGACTGGCACTGGCTCTTCTGGCTGCCGATGATCATGACCGTGGCGGCCGCGATCGCCGCCTTCTTCCTGATCCCGGCCTCGCCGGTGCGCACCCCCGGGCGGATCAGCTGGTTGCCCGCGCTGCTGCTCTCCGCCTGGCTGGTCGCGCTGCTGGTGGCGCTGAGCGAGGCGCCCGAGTGGGGCTGGGGCTCGGGCAAGGTGATCGGGCTGCTGGTGGCCGCCGTGCTGCTGGCCGTGCTGTGGGTGCAGAGCGAGCGCCGGGCGGCCGCGCCGCTGATCGACATGGGCATGATGCGGCTGACCGCGGTGTGGACCAACAACCTGGTGGCGCTGCTGATCGGCGTCGGCATGTACGCCGTCTTCGCCTTCCTGCCGGAGTTCGTGCAGACCCCCTCGGCGGCCGGCTACGGCTTCGGCGCCGACATCACCCGCTCCGGGCTGATGCTGCTGCCCGCGACCATCACCATGTTCTTCGTCGGCACCGCGGCCGGCGGGCTGGCCCGCCGGATCGGCGCCAAGACCGTGGTGCTGCTCGGCTGCCTGGTCGGCACGGCGGCGATGGCGATCTTCGCCTACGCCCACCAGCACGCCTGGGAGATCTACGTCGGCACCGGCGTGATGGGCGTCGGCTTCGGGCTCGCCTTCGCGGCGATGTCCAGCCTGATCGTGAGCGCCGTGCCGCCCGCGCAGACCGGCGTGGCCAGCGGCATGAACGCCAACATTCGCACCATCGGCGGCTCGGTCGGCGCGGCGCTGATGGCCAGCGTCGTCACCTCGCACGCGGCCCCCAGCGGGCTGCCGCGCGAGGCCGGCTACACCAACGGCTTCGCCATGCTGGCCGCCGCGCTGCTGGTGGCCGCCGCCGCGGCGCTGCTGATCCCGGTGGCCGGCCGCTCCCGCGGGGTGGCGGACTCGCTGCCCGCCGACGAGCCCGCCCACGCCGAATCCGGCCTGCTGGCCGCCGGCACCCTGGTCGGCGACAAGCCGGAGTAG
- a CDS encoding DMT family transporter: MHTPLAVLFALLTTVFNALATVLQRKAAGRVPLRGMGRGLFPALLRQRVWLGGMVAVAAAACCQALALANGPLSIVQPIFVLELLIALLLAGLILRRPLPPRTWQAAGWVTAGLGVALWAAAPSGDGPSAGFTRWLLATVSCLGLVALLTAVAARRGAGPVRAACLALGAALCYALTAAMLKASALAWQRGGLTAFLTVWQTYGFALIGVLALFLLENALQSGQLVFSQPALTLGDACASVALGMTLFGERIRTGGWVAVELLGVAAVAVGVVLLSQVAGAQERAAAAAPEPAADSRR, translated from the coding sequence ATGCACACCCCGCTGGCCGTGCTCTTCGCGCTGCTCACCACGGTCTTCAACGCGCTGGCGACGGTGCTGCAACGCAAGGCCGCCGGGCGGGTGCCGCTGCGCGGGATGGGCCGGGGGCTGTTCCCCGCGCTGCTGCGCCAGCGGGTCTGGCTGGGCGGCATGGTCGCGGTGGCCGCCGCCGCCTGCTGCCAGGCACTGGCGCTGGCCAACGGCCCGCTCTCGATCGTGCAGCCGATCTTCGTCCTGGAGTTGCTGATCGCCCTGCTGCTGGCCGGCCTGATCCTGCGCCGCCCGCTGCCGCCGCGGACCTGGCAGGCGGCCGGCTGGGTCACCGCGGGCCTGGGCGTGGCGCTCTGGGCGGCGGCGCCCAGCGGCGACGGCCCCTCGGCGGGCTTCACCCGCTGGCTGCTGGCCACGGTCAGCTGCCTGGGACTGGTGGCACTGCTGACCGCGGTGGCGGCCCGCCGGGGCGCCGGCCCCGTCCGGGCGGCCTGCCTGGCCCTGGGCGCCGCGCTCTGCTACGCGCTCACCGCGGCGATGCTCAAGGCCTCGGCGCTGGCCTGGCAGCGCGGCGGCCTGACCGCCTTCCTGACGGTCTGGCAGACCTACGGCTTCGCGCTGATCGGCGTGCTGGCCCTGTTCCTGCTGGAGAACGCGCTCCAGTCGGGCCAACTGGTCTTCTCCCAGCCCGCGCTGACCCTCGGCGACGCCTGCGCCAGCGTCGCGCTGGGCATGACGCTGTTCGGCGAGCGGATCCGCACCGGTGGCTGGGTCGCGGTCGAGTTGCTGGGCGTGGCGGCGGTCGCGGTCGGCGTGGTGCTGCTCAGCCAGGTGGCCGGCGCGCAGGAGCGGGCCGCGGCGGCCGCCCCGGAGCCCGCGGCCGACAGCCGGCGGTGA
- a CDS encoding nitroreductase family deazaflavin-dependent oxidoreductase produces MLFQETHIRAYEESDGEIGHEWLDGVYTLILTTIGRSSGEERKFAAVYRKVGEAYVLVASRGGSDSHPNWYLNLLARPRIRVQVGARQFTVRARTAEGAERAELWELMVEAFPKFAEYQSGTSRVLPVVVLDPVDAAEQGE; encoded by the coding sequence ATGCTCTTCCAGGAGACGCACATCCGCGCCTACGAGGAGTCGGACGGCGAGATCGGCCACGAGTGGCTCGACGGGGTCTACACCCTCATCCTCACCACCATCGGCCGCAGCAGTGGTGAGGAGCGCAAGTTCGCGGCCGTCTACCGCAAGGTCGGCGAGGCCTACGTGCTGGTCGCCTCGCGCGGCGGCAGCGACAGCCACCCCAACTGGTACCTCAACCTGCTCGCCCGGCCGCGGATCCGGGTGCAGGTCGGCGCCCGGCAGTTCACCGTGCGGGCCCGCACCGCCGAGGGGGCCGAGCGCGCGGAGCTCTGGGAGCTGATGGTGGAGGCGTTCCCCAAGTTCGCCGAGTACCAGAGCGGGACCTCGCGGGTGCTGCCCGTGGTGGTCCTCGACCCGGTGGACGCCGCCGAGCAGGGCGAGTAG
- a CDS encoding MoxR family ATPase, with product MTDQREAGFFGSVEEVSARLAEAGYLASTAVATTVFLADRLGKPLLVEGPAGVGKTELAKAVAAVAGARLVRLQCYEGVDESRALYEWNHAKQLLRITAGRAESWEATRTDIFSEEFLLPRPLLTAIRGSEPTVLLIDETDKADVEVEGLLLEVLSDFQVTIPELGTITAERRPFVLLTSNATRELSEALRRRCLFLHLDFPDPELEVRIVRSRVPELDQALAESVVKVIGALRAMELRKAPSVAEAIDWARTLLALGADTLTDAVVRDSLGVILKHQEDLRRAAEKLTLA from the coding sequence ATGACCGATCAGCGGGAGGCGGGCTTCTTCGGCTCCGTCGAGGAGGTGTCGGCCCGGCTGGCCGAGGCGGGCTACCTGGCCTCCACTGCGGTGGCGACCACGGTCTTCCTGGCCGACCGGCTGGGCAAGCCGCTGCTGGTGGAGGGCCCGGCCGGGGTCGGCAAGACCGAGCTGGCCAAGGCGGTGGCCGCCGTGGCCGGCGCCCGGCTGGTGCGGCTGCAGTGCTACGAGGGGGTGGACGAGTCCCGCGCGCTCTACGAGTGGAACCACGCCAAGCAGCTGCTGCGGATCACCGCCGGGCGGGCGGAGAGCTGGGAGGCGACCAGGACCGACATCTTCAGCGAGGAGTTCCTGCTCCCCCGCCCGCTGCTGACCGCGATCCGCGGCAGCGAGCCGACCGTGCTGCTGATCGACGAGACCGACAAGGCCGACGTCGAGGTGGAGGGGCTGCTCCTGGAGGTGCTCAGCGACTTCCAGGTGACGATCCCGGAGCTGGGCACGATCACCGCCGAGCGCCGCCCCTTCGTGCTGCTCACCTCCAACGCGACCCGCGAGCTCTCCGAGGCGCTGCGCCGGCGCTGCCTCTTCCTGCACCTCGACTTCCCCGACCCGGAGCTGGAGGTGCGGATCGTCCGCTCCCGGGTGCCGGAGCTCGACCAGGCGCTGGCCGAGTCGGTGGTCAAGGTGATCGGCGCGCTGCGGGCGATGGAGCTGCGCAAGGCACCCTCGGTGGCGGAGGCGATCGACTGGGCCCGCACCCTGCTCGCGCTCGGCGCCGACACACTGACCGACGCGGTGGTCCGGGACAGCCTCGGCGTGATCCTCAAGCACCAGGAGGACCTGCGCCGGGCCGCCGAGAAGCTGACCCTGGCGTGA
- a CDS encoding VWA domain-containing protein, whose product MSERQRQALAERLTAFVHALRANALRVGPAETVDAAQVLAVLGLADRERLREGLAAALLRAHGQRSVFDATFDLYFPGRVGEPEAARQAGDPAATAQATGAQATGGPTVEQLREELAAALAAGDSAAMAQLAARAVGALGAFGQAPGAPGAGGWSAHQTLDRLRPQILLARVLAALRESRGQRRPAEVLERIEPDEIRRRIEAFRALVATEARRRSAELRGTEEIARRAVAPSVDQIDFLFAGREQLAELRRSVRPLARKLATRLAARRRRAARGQIDLRRTVRRSLGTGGVPLRPAYRRRRPQRPELVLLCDVSSSVAGFSDFTMLLVQALREEFSRVRVFAFVNRTDEVTHLLGSGGDPGDLARRIPAEATVLGHHPYSDYGSSLGEFVERYREAVGPRSSVLILGDARNNNRDPNLPALAQLARQARRVHWLNPEQPGSWSTGDSAALAYAGVVPMHPCRNARQLGELITRLLPL is encoded by the coding sequence GTGAGCGAGCGGCAGCGGCAGGCACTGGCCGAGCGGCTGACCGCCTTCGTGCACGCGCTGCGCGCGAACGCCCTGCGGGTCGGCCCGGCCGAGACGGTGGACGCCGCCCAGGTGCTCGCCGTGCTCGGGCTGGCCGACCGGGAGCGGCTGCGCGAGGGCCTGGCCGCGGCCCTGCTGCGCGCGCACGGCCAGCGTTCCGTCTTCGACGCGACCTTCGACCTCTACTTCCCCGGCCGGGTCGGCGAGCCCGAGGCGGCGCGGCAGGCCGGCGATCCAGCGGCCACCGCTCAGGCGACCGGCGCTCAGGCGACCGGCGGTCCGACGGTCGAGCAGCTGCGCGAGGAGCTGGCCGCGGCGCTCGCGGCCGGCGACAGCGCCGCCATGGCGCAGCTGGCCGCGCGAGCCGTGGGCGCGCTCGGCGCGTTCGGCCAGGCGCCCGGGGCACCCGGCGCCGGCGGCTGGTCGGCGCACCAGACGCTGGACCGGCTGCGCCCGCAGATCCTGCTGGCCCGGGTGCTCGCCGCGCTGCGCGAGAGCCGGGGGCAGCGGCGCCCGGCCGAGGTCCTGGAACGGATCGAGCCGGACGAGATCCGCCGCCGGATCGAGGCCTTCCGCGCCCTGGTCGCCACCGAGGCCCGCCGCCGCAGCGCCGAGCTGCGCGGCACCGAGGAGATCGCCCGGCGGGCAGTGGCACCCAGCGTCGACCAGATCGACTTCCTGTTCGCGGGCCGCGAGCAACTCGCCGAACTGCGCCGTTCGGTGCGCCCACTCGCCCGCAAGCTGGCCACCCGGCTGGCGGCCCGCCGGCGCCGGGCGGCCCGCGGGCAGATCGACCTCCGCCGCACGGTGCGGCGCTCGCTGGGCACCGGCGGGGTGCCGCTGCGGCCCGCCTACCGGCGCCGCCGTCCGCAGCGGCCCGAACTGGTGCTGCTCTGCGACGTGTCCAGCTCGGTCGCCGGGTTCTCGGACTTCACCATGCTGCTGGTCCAGGCGCTGCGCGAGGAGTTCAGCCGGGTGCGGGTGTTCGCCTTCGTCAACCGGACCGACGAGGTGACCCACCTGCTCGGCAGCGGCGGCGACCCCGGTGACCTGGCCCGCCGGATCCCCGCCGAGGCCACGGTGCTCGGCCACCACCCGTACAGCGACTACGGCTCCTCGCTCGGCGAGTTCGTCGAGCGCTACCGGGAGGCGGTGGGTCCGCGCAGTTCGGTGCTGATCCTGGGCGACGCCCGCAACAACAACCGCGACCCCAACCTGCCTGCCCTGGCCCAACTGGCCCGGCAGGCCCGCCGGGTGCACTGGCTCAACCCCGAGCAGCCCGGCTCCTGGTCGACCGGCGACTCGGCGGCCCTCGCCTACGCGGGCGTGGTCCCGATGCACCCGTGCCGCAACGCACGCCAGTTGGGCGAGCTGATCACCCGTCTGCTGCCGCTCTGA